In Streptomyces chartreusis NRRL 3882, the following are encoded in one genomic region:
- a CDS encoding acetyl-CoA C-acetyltransferase, translating to MSPQKMSVRRVAVVGGARIPFARSDGPYATASNQQMLTAALDGLVERYGLQEPGAVGEFVAGAVLKHSRDFNLARETVLGSRLHPTTPAYDIQQACGTGLQAVIAAANKIALGQTESAVAGGADTASDAPLGVNDTLRRILLEARRAKSLGERVKALAKVRPGHLVPDVPRNAEPRTGLSMGEHAAVTARAWGIGREAQDELAAASHQRLAAAYERGFFQDLVVPFRGLARDQNLRPGSTVEKLASLKPVFGLGHPDPTMTAGNSTPLTDGAATVLLASEEWARERGLEPLAYLTAYETAAVDFVGGDIAGGEDGLLMAPAYAVPRMLERAGLGLADFDLVEIHEAFASQVLATLAAWEKRGLGTVDRTRLNVAGSSLATGHPFAATGARIVATLAKLLAERDAPARGLISVCAAGGQGVTAILERA from the coding sequence ATGAGCCCCCAGAAGATGTCGGTGCGGCGTGTGGCGGTCGTCGGCGGAGCGCGCATCCCGTTCGCCCGCTCCGACGGCCCGTACGCCACCGCCTCCAACCAGCAGATGCTCACCGCCGCCCTCGACGGCCTGGTCGAGCGGTACGGGCTCCAGGAGCCGGGCGCGGTCGGCGAGTTCGTGGCCGGCGCGGTCCTCAAGCACAGCCGCGACTTCAACCTGGCCCGCGAGACGGTCCTCGGCTCGCGTCTGCACCCCACCACCCCCGCCTACGACATCCAGCAGGCCTGCGGCACCGGACTCCAGGCCGTCATCGCCGCCGCCAACAAGATCGCCCTCGGCCAGACCGAGTCGGCGGTCGCGGGCGGCGCCGACACGGCGAGCGACGCGCCCCTGGGCGTCAACGACACCCTGCGCCGCATCCTCCTGGAGGCGCGCCGGGCGAAGTCGCTGGGCGAGCGCGTGAAGGCCCTGGCGAAGGTTCGCCCGGGTCACCTCGTCCCCGACGTCCCGCGCAACGCCGAGCCGCGCACCGGCCTGTCCATGGGTGAACACGCCGCTGTCACGGCCCGCGCCTGGGGCATCGGCCGCGAAGCCCAGGACGAACTGGCGGCGGCCAGTCACCAGCGGCTGGCGGCGGCGTACGAACGCGGCTTCTTCCAGGACCTGGTGGTCCCCTTCCGCGGCCTGGCCCGCGACCAGAACCTGCGCCCCGGCTCGACCGTGGAGAAACTCGCCTCCCTGAAGCCGGTGTTCGGCCTCGGCCACCCCGACCCGACCATGACGGCCGGGAACTCGACGCCGCTGACCGACGGGGCCGCGACCGTGCTGCTGGCGAGCGAGGAGTGGGCGAGGGAACGCGGCCTGGAGCCGCTGGCGTACCTCACCGCGTACGAGACGGCGGCCGTCGACTTCGTCGGCGGAGACATCGCGGGCGGCGAGGACGGGCTGCTCATGGCACCCGCGTACGCGGTGCCGCGCATGCTGGAGCGGGCCGGACTGGGCCTGGCCGACTTCGACCTGGTGGAGATCCACGAGGCCTTCGCCTCCCAGGTGCTCGCGACGCTCGCGGCCTGGGAGAAGCGGGGCCTGGGCACGGTGGACCGCACCCGGCTGAACGTCGCCGGCTCGTCCCTCGCCACCGGCCATCCCTTCGCCGCCACCGGCGCCCGGATCGTGGCGACCCTGGCCAAGCTGCTCGCCGAACGGGACGCGCCCGCCCGCGGGTTGATCTCGGTCTGCGCGGCGGGCGGGCAGGGCGTGACGGCGATCCTGGAGCGGGCCTGA
- a CDS encoding 3-oxoacyl-ACP reductase — MADRYLRFTGTAPGRFLTRRLGLPQPAALTRWSPERPALDGGLLHLTAGRSALDLAPVLARTGIAPAGSDRAAAVVLDASGVRDVEGLAEVHAALHPVVRSIATSGRVVVLGAPLDPADHHQAAAQQALEGFTRSLGKEIGRGRTVNLVRLGDAHAAESTLRFLLSPKSAYVSGQVIEVGSGDEPATPLDRNRPLAGRTALVTGAARGIGEAVAGTLARDGARVVVLDVPQAERDARRVADRLGGTALLLDITAADAGARIAEALPDGLDLLIHNAGITRDRRLVNMPAERWIPVLEVNLASVLRTTDALLKAGTLHRGGRIVATASIAGIAGNAGQTNYGASKAGIVGLVRSLAPRALAEHGVTVNAVAPGFIETKMTAAVPLFIREAGRRMNSLAQGGLPVDVAETTAWLAHPASGAVNGQVVRVCGQSLLGA, encoded by the coding sequence ATGGCCGACCGCTATCTGCGCTTCACCGGTACCGCGCCCGGCCGATTCCTCACCCGCCGGCTCGGCCTGCCCCAGCCCGCGGCGCTGACCCGCTGGTCCCCCGAGCGGCCCGCCCTGGACGGCGGCCTGCTGCACCTCACCGCCGGCAGATCCGCCCTCGACCTGGCGCCGGTCCTCGCCCGTACGGGGATCGCCCCGGCCGGCTCCGACCGGGCGGCCGCCGTCGTCCTGGACGCGAGCGGGGTGCGGGACGTCGAGGGGCTGGCCGAGGTGCACGCGGCGCTGCACCCCGTCGTGCGGTCGATCGCCACGAGCGGACGCGTGGTCGTGCTCGGCGCGCCGCTCGACCCCGCCGACCATCACCAGGCCGCCGCCCAGCAGGCCCTGGAGGGCTTCACGCGCTCCCTGGGCAAGGAGATCGGCCGGGGCAGGACGGTGAACCTGGTCCGGCTCGGGGACGCGCACGCGGCCGAGTCCACCCTCCGCTTCCTGCTGTCGCCCAAGTCGGCTTACGTGAGTGGGCAGGTGATCGAGGTCGGGTCCGGCGACGAGCCCGCCACCCCCCTCGACCGGAACCGCCCCCTCGCCGGCCGCACCGCCCTGGTCACCGGTGCCGCGCGCGGCATCGGCGAGGCGGTCGCCGGGACACTCGCCCGGGACGGGGCCCGGGTCGTCGTCCTCGATGTGCCGCAGGCCGAGCGGGACGCCCGGCGCGTCGCCGACCGGCTCGGCGGCACCGCGCTGCTCCTCGACATCACGGCCGCCGACGCGGGCGCGCGGATCGCCGAGGCCCTGCCGGACGGCCTGGACCTGCTCATCCACAACGCGGGCATCACGCGGGACCGGCGACTGGTGAACATGCCCGCCGAGCGCTGGATCCCGGTGCTGGAGGTGAACCTGGCGAGCGTGCTGCGCACGACGGACGCGCTGCTGAAGGCCGGGACGCTGCACCGGGGCGGCCGGATCGTGGCGACCGCCTCGATCGCGGGCATCGCCGGCAACGCGGGCCAGACCAACTACGGGGCGAGCAAGGCGGGCATCGTCGGCCTGGTCCGCTCCCTCGCGCCGCGCGCGCTCGCCGAGCACGGGGTGACGGTCAACGCGGTCGCGCCGGGCTTCATCGAGACGAAGATGACGGCCGCCGTCCCGCTGTTCATCCGCGAGGCGGGCCGCCGCATGAACTCCCTCGCGCAGGGCGGTCTTCCGGTCGATGTCGCCGAGACCACCGCCTGGCTCGCGCACCCGGCCTCGGGCGCGGTCAACGGGCAGGTCGTGCGCGTATGCGGCCAGAGCCTGCTGGGGGCGTGA
- a CDS encoding MaoC/PaaZ C-terminal domain-containing protein — protein MTDAALVLTGSPSLAPLLARGALLSPFKRPAPDAEFPRTRLVLPGLRVDLARLAAYERVCGFPTGEDALPLTYPHVLGFPLAMRLMSGRDFPLPLLGLVHTSITITRHRAMPATGGYELTVYVEGLTPHRRGTEATVVTEVREDGEVVWESRSTYLARHRTRRPAGAPREEVRKPLPAVAEWRFAEDVGRRYAAASGDRNPIHLHPLTARLFGFPRAIAHGMWTVARCLAAHGTPDSCHVRAHFRAPVLLPGTVTYAAEDGRFELRSGDERVHVTGDVCPA, from the coding sequence ATGACCGACGCCGCTCTCGTCCTCACCGGGTCCCCCTCCCTCGCCCCGCTCCTCGCGCGCGGCGCCCTGCTGTCCCCCTTCAAACGCCCGGCCCCCGACGCGGAGTTCCCGCGCACCCGTCTCGTCCTGCCCGGCCTGCGCGTCGACCTCGCCCGGCTGGCGGCGTACGAGCGGGTCTGCGGGTTCCCGACCGGGGAGGACGCGCTGCCGCTGACCTATCCGCACGTGCTGGGCTTCCCCCTGGCCATGCGGCTGATGAGCGGCCGGGACTTTCCGCTGCCGCTGCTGGGACTCGTCCACACGTCGATCACGATCACCCGGCACCGGGCGATGCCGGCCACCGGCGGCTACGAACTCACGGTGTACGTAGAGGGGCTGACGCCCCACCGGCGCGGCACGGAGGCGACGGTCGTCACCGAGGTGCGTGAGGACGGGGAGGTCGTATGGGAGTCGAGGAGCACCTACCTCGCCCGGCACCGCACGCGACGGCCCGCCGGGGCGCCCCGGGAGGAGGTGCGGAAGCCACTGCCGGCCGTCGCCGAGTGGCGGTTCGCCGAGGATGTGGGACGGCGGTACGCGGCGGCGTCCGGCGACCGCAACCCGATCCACCTCCACCCGCTCACCGCCCGCCTGTTCGGCTTTCCCCGGGCCATCGCCCACGGCATGTGGACCGTCGCCCGCTGCCTCGCCGCACACGGCACGCCGGACTCCTGTCACGTACGCGCGCACTTCCGGGCACCGGTCCTGCTGCCCGGGACGGTGACGTACGCGGCGGAGGACGGCCGGTTCGAACTGCGGAGCGGGGACGAGCGGGTGCACGTGACCGGGGACGTCTGCCCGGCGTGA
- a CDS encoding TetR/AcrR family transcriptional regulator: protein MARPRKFDEERALDAAMRVFWERGYEATSTQDLCDATGLGRSSIYNTFRSKHDLFERALARYLDAMTAVQTAVLDDAERPAADRVRALLANVVESETECRIGSGRALGCLGVNTVVELAARDPEAAAMLERDTLRRLAVYRAVMEQGRRDGSITSARGPEALARFLNATVAGLRVSSQGGAGRADLEVIVETAMDALVS from the coding sequence ATGGCCCGGCCGAGGAAGTTCGACGAGGAGCGGGCCCTGGACGCGGCGATGCGCGTGTTCTGGGAGCGGGGCTACGAGGCCACGTCCACCCAGGATCTGTGCGACGCCACCGGTCTGGGGCGCAGCAGCATCTACAACACCTTCCGGAGCAAGCACGACCTGTTCGAGCGGGCCCTCGCCCGCTACCTGGACGCCATGACGGCGGTTCAGACGGCGGTCCTGGACGACGCGGAGCGGCCCGCCGCCGACCGGGTGCGCGCTCTGCTCGCCAACGTCGTCGAGAGTGAGACGGAGTGCCGGATCGGCTCCGGGCGGGCCCTCGGCTGCCTGGGGGTCAACACCGTGGTGGAGCTGGCCGCGCGTGACCCCGAGGCGGCCGCGATGCTGGAGCGCGACACCCTGCGGCGCCTCGCCGTCTACCGGGCCGTGATGGAGCAGGGCCGGCGTGACGGCAGCATCACCTCCGCGCGTGGCCCGGAAGCACTCGCCCGGTTTCTCAACGCCACGGTCGCCGGCCTGCGTGTCTCCAGTCAGGGCGGTGCCGGCCGGGCCGACCTCGAAGTGATCGTCGAGACCGCCATGGACGCGCTGGTGTCCTGA
- a CDS encoding AMP-dependent synthetase/ligase — protein MYGGPVLVEPETRRLDGVVREASVPPLAPPWTHGSLADLPFDNASANPDAVALSRKNADGRWSDVTAARFAGQVLAVAKGLIAEGLMPGDRIAVMARTIYEWTVLDFAAWAAGLVTVPIYPTSSVFQARWILQDSGAVALVTEFSGQAAALGPERERLPDLRHMWIVEKGHVDRLVEAGAHLSDQEVEVRRGMLGPDTLATLIYTSGTTGRPKGCALTHGNFFAEVDNAIELLYPVFKARTSEEASVLLFLPMSHVFGRMVAIACVRARVRLGHAPSIKAENLLPDLASFRPTCLLAIPYMLEKVFNSARAKAEAGGRVTSFDRAVAVARRYGEAMEAQQTGTGPGPSRALRAARVFYDPLVYRRIRNAMGGRVRYAICGGSPLGRRLAAFYAGAGIEIFEGYGLTETTGASTVTPPLKPRLGTVGWPLPGTRVRIAADGEILLAGDHVLRGYWDPQAGGVVPAAPDGWLATGDIGELDDEGYLTITGRKKEMLITAGGKSVAPAPLENWLRSHPLISQCIVVGDGRPFVSALITLDPDGITHWRQMNGKHPVPPKLLVDDEELRAVLQRAVDEANKMVSRPESIRRFAILPEDFSEEAGHLTPSMKLRREAVMRAFAAEVEGLYRR, from the coding sequence ATGTACGGCGGACCGGTCCTCGTCGAGCCCGAGACGCGGCGGCTGGACGGGGTCGTACGGGAGGCGTCCGTACCGCCGCTGGCGCCGCCGTGGACCCACGGGTCGCTCGCCGACCTGCCGTTCGACAACGCGAGCGCGAACCCGGACGCCGTGGCGCTCAGCCGCAAGAACGCCGACGGGCGCTGGAGCGACGTCACGGCGGCCCGGTTCGCCGGCCAGGTGCTGGCCGTGGCGAAGGGACTGATCGCCGAAGGACTGATGCCCGGCGACCGGATCGCGGTGATGGCCCGCACGATCTACGAGTGGACCGTTCTGGACTTCGCGGCCTGGGCGGCCGGGCTGGTCACCGTCCCCATCTACCCCACGTCCTCCGTCTTCCAGGCCCGCTGGATCCTCCAGGACTCCGGCGCGGTCGCCCTGGTCACCGAGTTCTCCGGGCAGGCCGCCGCACTCGGCCCGGAGCGCGAACGCCTGCCCGACCTCAGGCACATGTGGATCGTGGAGAAGGGCCACGTCGACCGGCTGGTCGAAGCCGGCGCGCACCTCTCCGACCAGGAGGTCGAGGTGCGGCGCGGCATGCTGGGCCCCGACACCCTCGCCACCCTCATCTACACCTCGGGCACCACGGGCCGTCCCAAGGGCTGCGCGCTCACCCACGGCAACTTCTTCGCCGAGGTCGACAACGCGATCGAACTCCTCTACCCCGTCTTCAAGGCCAGGACCAGCGAAGAGGCCTCGGTCCTGCTGTTCCTGCCCATGTCCCACGTCTTCGGGCGCATGGTGGCGATCGCCTGCGTCCGCGCCCGCGTACGGCTGGGCCACGCGCCGAGCATCAAGGCGGAGAATCTGCTCCCGGACCTGGCGAGCTTCCGGCCGACCTGTCTGCTCGCCATCCCGTACATGCTGGAGAAGGTCTTCAACTCGGCCCGGGCCAAGGCCGAGGCGGGCGGCCGGGTGACGTCGTTCGACCGCGCGGTGGCGGTGGCGCGGCGCTACGGCGAGGCGATGGAGGCCCAGCAGACGGGCACCGGCCCCGGCCCCTCCCGCGCCCTCAGAGCCGCCCGGGTCTTCTACGACCCCCTGGTCTACCGCCGGATCCGCAACGCCATGGGCGGCAGGGTCCGCTACGCCATCTGCGGCGGCTCACCACTGGGCCGCCGCCTCGCCGCGTTCTACGCCGGAGCCGGCATCGAGATCTTCGAGGGCTACGGCCTGACGGAGACGACGGGCGCGTCGACCGTCACCCCGCCCCTCAAACCCCGCCTGGGCACGGTCGGCTGGCCCCTGCCCGGCACCCGCGTCCGCATCGCCGCCGACGGCGAGATCCTCCTCGCCGGCGACCACGTGCTGCGCGGCTACTGGGACCCCCAGGCCGGTGGCGTCGTACCCGCCGCCCCCGACGGCTGGCTCGCCACGGGTGACATCGGCGAACTGGACGACGAGGGCTACCTGACGATCACCGGCCGCAAGAAGGAAATGCTGATCACGGCGGGCGGCAAGAGCGTCGCCCCGGCGCCCCTGGAGAACTGGCTGCGCTCCCACCCGCTGATCTCCCAGTGCATCGTCGTGGGCGACGGCCGTCCCTTCGTCTCGGCCCTGATCACCCTGGACCCGGACGGCATCACCCACTGGCGCCAGATGAACGGCAAACACCCCGTGCCGCCCAAACTCCTCGTCGACGACGAAGAGCTCCGCGCCGTCCTCCAGCGCGCCGTCGACGAGGCCAACAAGATGGTCTCCCGCCCGGAGTCCATCCGCCGCTTCGCGATCCTCCCCGAGGACTTCTCCGAGGAAGCGGGCCATCTGACGCCGTCGATGAAGCTCCGCCGCGAGGCGGTGATGCGCGCCTTCGCGGCAGAAGTGGAGGGTCTGTACAGGCGGTGA
- a CDS encoding dicarboxylate/amino acid:cation symporter — protein sequence MSSRTKSFKVPFWAQITAGLVLGVLLGWLARGQDLSWLVTSLEKVGDTFIGLLKLAVAPLVFFAILVSITNLRKVNNAARLASRTLLWFMATSLIAVSIGLVIGLVTNPGAGTGLTPKDGELPEKTGSWIDFLTGIVPTDVITPFTQLNVLQIVFMAAVAGVAALQLGEKAQPILNLSESVLELLQKALWWVIRLAPIGTAGLIGHAIATYGWDLIGKYATFTADIYVGCAIVLFVVYPTLLATVAKTGPLQFFKGAWPAIQLAFVSRSSVGTMPLTQRVTERLGVPREYASFAVPFGATTKMDGCAAIYPAIAAIFVAQIFDMRLGIGDYLLIAFVSVVGSAATAGLTGSTVMLTLTLSTLGLPMEGVGLLLAIDPIVDMVRTATNVAGQALIPVLVSARENILDREAYATADGSSLDSLDSPDSSDSLDEQRVTAAA from the coding sequence GTGTCCTCACGCACGAAGTCCTTCAAGGTGCCCTTCTGGGCCCAGATAACCGCCGGTCTCGTCCTGGGCGTGCTGCTCGGCTGGCTCGCCCGCGGCCAGGACCTGTCCTGGCTGGTCACGTCCCTGGAGAAGGTCGGCGACACCTTCATCGGCCTGCTGAAGCTCGCCGTCGCCCCGCTCGTCTTCTTCGCGATCCTGGTCTCGATCACCAACCTGCGGAAGGTCAACAACGCGGCCCGCCTGGCCTCGCGCACCCTCCTGTGGTTCATGGCCACGTCGCTGATCGCGGTGAGCATCGGCCTGGTCATCGGCCTGGTCACCAACCCCGGTGCCGGTACCGGGCTCACGCCCAAGGACGGGGAGCTGCCGGAGAAGACCGGCTCCTGGATCGACTTCCTGACCGGCATCGTGCCGACGGACGTCATCACGCCGTTCACGCAGCTGAACGTCCTCCAGATCGTCTTCATGGCGGCCGTCGCCGGTGTCGCCGCCCTCCAGCTGGGCGAGAAGGCGCAGCCGATCCTCAACCTGAGCGAGTCGGTCCTCGAACTGCTGCAGAAGGCGCTGTGGTGGGTCATCCGGCTCGCCCCGATCGGCACGGCCGGCCTCATCGGCCACGCCATCGCCACCTACGGCTGGGACCTGATCGGCAAGTACGCGACGTTCACCGCCGACATCTACGTCGGCTGCGCGATCGTCCTGTTCGTGGTCTACCCCACCCTCCTCGCCACGGTCGCCAAGACCGGCCCGCTCCAGTTCTTCAAGGGCGCCTGGCCCGCCATCCAGCTGGCCTTCGTCTCCCGCTCGTCCGTGGGCACGATGCCGCTGACGCAGAGGGTCACCGAGCGGCTCGGCGTGCCGCGCGAGTACGCGTCCTTCGCGGTGCCCTTCGGCGCGACGACGAAGATGGACGGCTGCGCCGCGATCTACCCGGCCATCGCCGCGATCTTCGTCGCCCAGATCTTCGACATGCGGCTGGGCATCGGCGACTACCTGCTGATCGCGTTCGTCTCGGTGGTCGGCTCCGCCGCCACGGCCGGCCTGACCGGCTCGACCGTCATGCTGACCCTCACCCTCTCCACGCTCGGCCTGCCGATGGAGGGCGTGGGCCTGCTCCTCGCGATCGACCCGATCGTCGACATGGTCCGCACCGCGACCAACGTGGCCGGCCAGGCCCTGATACCGGTCCTGGTCTCCGCCCGCGAGAACATCCTCGACCGCGAGGCCTACGCCACGGCCGACGGCTCATCCCTGGATTCCCTGGATTCCCCCGACTCTTCGGACTCCCTGGACGAGCAGCGGGTCACCGCCGCGGCCTGA
- a CDS encoding TetR/AcrR family transcriptional regulator codes for MGAVKTKRMPRAVREQQMLDAAVQIFGQRGYMAASMDEIAELAGVSKPLVYLYLNSKEDLFTACIRRAATALVEAVRAGVRPDLPADRQLWEGLGAFFEHTARHPDAWSVLHLQARTHGEPFAAEVAAMREEIVAFVTQLILAAAREAHRDPDLPEREVAGLAEALVGAAESLAAWANATPGVTARQAAATMMNFAWAGLGDLMAGRPWSPPEEQAGPGPDGS; via the coding sequence ATGGGTGCCGTGAAGACCAAGCGGATGCCGCGTGCGGTCCGTGAACAGCAGATGCTGGACGCCGCCGTGCAGATCTTCGGACAGCGCGGGTACATGGCCGCGTCGATGGACGAGATAGCCGAACTCGCGGGCGTGTCCAAGCCGTTGGTCTACCTGTACCTGAACTCGAAGGAAGACCTCTTCACCGCCTGCATCCGCCGCGCGGCCACGGCACTCGTCGAGGCGGTACGGGCCGGTGTCCGGCCCGATCTGCCCGCCGACCGGCAACTCTGGGAAGGGCTCGGCGCGTTCTTCGAGCACACCGCGCGCCACCCGGACGCCTGGTCGGTACTGCACCTCCAGGCCCGTACGCACGGCGAGCCCTTCGCGGCCGAAGTCGCCGCGATGCGCGAGGAGATCGTCGCGTTCGTGACCCAGCTGATCCTCGCCGCCGCTCGCGAGGCACACCGCGATCCCGACCTGCCGGAGCGGGAGGTCGCCGGCCTCGCCGAGGCCCTGGTCGGCGCCGCCGAGTCGCTCGCCGCCTGGGCCAACGCCACCCCGGGCGTCACGGCCCGCCAGGCCGCGGCCACGATGATGAACTTCGCCTGGGCGGGCCTGGGCGACCTCATGGCGGGGCGGCCCTGGTCACCGCCGGAGGAGCAGGCGGGGCCCGGGCCGGACGGGAGCTGA
- a CDS encoding substrate-binding domain-containing protein, which produces MLPHRKAPPVKARNTRRSAVRPLSIALAVSVAALSLTACGDGSDDSASVKKGNDITVGLLLPDRDTARFEKFDYPLIKQEVASLTENQGKVKYANAEASVSRQSEQFQQMIDDKVDVILVDALNSKTIASDVRKAKDAGIPVIAYDRLAEGPIDAYVSHDNELVGQVQGRAIVGELGDKAQKSKVVMMNGDPADPNTARFKDGALSELQGQVDIVQQYDTKEWKPSIAKANMKKAIRTVGLNNIAAVYSANDGMAGAVIEALKEAGATKIPPVTGQDANLDAVQRIVSGEQYMTVYKSFLLEATNAAKIAVAKVQGRSIEFAALTRETVDSPTEKDIPAMLVPVVALTKDNIKETVITDGVYTVKDICTAKYKADCQAIGLE; this is translated from the coding sequence ATGCTCCCCCATCGGAAGGCACCACCAGTGAAAGCGCGTAACACCCGTCGGTCCGCTGTGCGTCCCCTCTCCATAGCCCTGGCGGTCTCCGTAGCGGCCCTGTCCCTCACCGCGTGCGGCGACGGGAGTGACGACTCCGCAAGCGTGAAGAAGGGCAACGACATCACGGTGGGCCTGCTGCTGCCCGACCGGGACACGGCACGCTTCGAGAAGTTCGACTACCCCCTGATCAAACAGGAGGTCGCCTCCCTCACCGAGAACCAGGGCAAGGTCAAGTACGCCAACGCCGAGGCGAGCGTGTCCAGACAGAGCGAGCAGTTCCAGCAGATGATCGACGACAAGGTCGACGTCATCCTGGTGGACGCGCTGAACTCCAAGACCATCGCGTCGGATGTGCGCAAGGCCAAGGACGCCGGCATCCCGGTCATCGCCTACGACCGGCTCGCCGAGGGTCCGATCGACGCGTACGTCTCCCACGACAACGAACTCGTCGGGCAGGTGCAGGGCCGCGCCATCGTCGGGGAGCTCGGCGACAAGGCCCAGAAGAGCAAGGTCGTCATGATGAACGGCGACCCAGCCGACCCGAACACGGCACGGTTCAAGGACGGGGCGCTCAGCGAGCTCCAGGGGCAGGTCGACATCGTCCAGCAGTACGACACCAAGGAGTGGAAGCCCTCGATCGCCAAGGCCAACATGAAGAAGGCGATCCGCACCGTCGGGCTGAACAACATCGCCGCCGTCTACTCCGCCAACGACGGCATGGCGGGCGCGGTCATCGAGGCGCTGAAGGAGGCGGGCGCCACGAAGATCCCGCCGGTGACCGGGCAGGACGCCAACCTGGACGCGGTGCAGCGGATCGTGTCGGGGGAGCAGTACATGACCGTGTACAAGTCGTTCCTGCTGGAGGCGACGAACGCCGCGAAGATCGCCGTGGCCAAGGTCCAGGGCCGCTCGATCGAGTTCGCCGCGCTGACCCGGGAGACCGTCGACAGCCCCACGGAGAAGGACATCCCGGCGATGCTGGTGCCGGTGGTCGCCCTCACCAAGGACAACATCAAGGAGACGGTGATCACGGACGGGGTCTACACCGTCAAGGACATCTGCACCGCGAAGTACAAGGCGGACTGCCAGGCGATCGGTCTCGAATAG
- a CDS encoding GNAT family N-acetyltransferase — protein MPLTFTLDPAVTPALRDGLLDLWTDVSNAGGAVGFVPPVTREDVRPELLRHFAAMSEGRARLLAGHDEEGRVAATAFLTFNTHHLMTHWLWLYTVMVHPRHQGKGYGRDLLAAAEEAARGLGFEAIRLTCRGGLGLERFYASCGYKEVGRVPGAIRVGPGDDRDDVFMLLPLI, from the coding sequence ATGCCCCTTACCTTCACGCTCGACCCCGCCGTCACCCCCGCCCTGCGCGACGGCCTGCTCGATCTGTGGACCGACGTCTCCAACGCCGGGGGAGCCGTCGGCTTCGTGCCGCCGGTGACGCGCGAGGACGTGCGCCCCGAGCTGCTGAGGCACTTCGCGGCGATGTCGGAGGGCCGGGCCAGACTGCTCGCCGGGCACGACGAGGAGGGCCGGGTCGCGGCGACCGCGTTTCTCACGTTCAACACGCACCATCTGATGACGCACTGGCTGTGGCTGTACACGGTGATGGTGCACCCGCGTCACCAGGGCAAGGGCTACGGGCGTGACCTGCTCGCCGCCGCCGAGGAGGCGGCCCGTGGCCTCGGCTTCGAGGCGATCCGCCTCACCTGCCGGGGCGGTCTCGGTCTGGAGCGCTTCTACGCGTCCTGCGGCTACAAGGAGGTCGGCCGCGTCCCCGGCGCGATCCGGGTGGGGCCCGGCGACGACCGGGACGACGTCTTCATGCTGCTGCCGCTCATCTGA
- a CDS encoding DUF4229 domain-containing protein, translating into MLRYTLMRLGIFAGCLVVVWGLVYSGLAPRGLGASNGLWIVMLALLISAPISFVVLRKERDRASVQIVQRVDRMKANLEANRSQEDVADDTSRAQGQTS; encoded by the coding sequence ATGCTCCGCTACACGCTGATGCGCCTCGGGATCTTCGCAGGCTGCCTCGTGGTCGTCTGGGGCCTCGTCTACTCCGGCCTCGCCCCGCGCGGCCTCGGTGCCAGCAACGGCCTGTGGATCGTCATGCTCGCCCTGCTGATCTCCGCGCCGATCAGCTTCGTCGTGCTGCGCAAGGAGCGGGACCGGGCGTCCGTGCAGATCGTGCAGCGGGTGGACCGGATGAAGGCCAACCTGGAGGCCAACCGCAGCCAGGAGGACGTCGCCGACGACACCTCCCGGGCGCAGGGCCAGACCTCCTGA